One segment of Leptospirillum ferrooxidans C2-3 DNA contains the following:
- a CDS encoding cytochrome b N-terminal domain-containing protein, which translates to MLEKMKEKVVQTQLFKSVFRHGYPDNELNQAYVVFSNIFLHIHPVKVRRTALRMRYTFCLGGITLFLFIMLAVTGIWLMFYYTPYTGLAYKNIKDIQFVIFGGNLMRDLHRFAAHGMVLFVWLHMTRVFLTGAYKAPREFNWVVGVVLLVNTLILSWTGYLLPWDQLAYWAVTVGTKMASYTPFIGQNGPWGAQLGVNPTNDLMFMMIGGTVVGQNALIRFYVLHCVVLPLVVTVFLAVHFWRIRKDGFSGPL; encoded by the coding sequence ATGCTGGAAAAAATGAAAGAAAAAGTGGTTCAGACTCAGCTATTCAAGTCTGTATTTAGACATGGATATCCTGATAATGAACTGAATCAAGCTTATGTTGTCTTCAGTAATATCTTTCTTCATATCCACCCTGTGAAGGTTCGCCGCACTGCGTTGCGCATGCGCTACACATTCTGTCTGGGTGGCATTACTCTTTTCCTCTTTATCATGCTGGCCGTCACCGGGATTTGGCTTATGTTCTACTACACTCCTTATACCGGTTTGGCTTATAAGAACATCAAGGATATCCAGTTTGTGATCTTTGGTGGGAACCTTATGCGAGATCTTCACCGGTTTGCAGCCCATGGAATGGTTTTGTTTGTTTGGCTGCATATGACGAGGGTATTCCTGACCGGAGCCTATAAGGCTCCCAGGGAGTTCAACTGGGTCGTTGGAGTTGTTCTTCTTGTCAATACTCTGATCCTGAGTTGGACAGGGTATCTTCTTCCATGGGATCAGCTTGCTTACTGGGCCGTTACAGTGGGAACCAAGATGGCTTCCTATACCCCTTTTATCGGTCAGAATGGTCCATGGGGTGCCCAGCTTGGTGTTAACCCGACAAACGATCTGATGTTCATGATGATCGGCGGAACGGTCGTTGGGCAAAACGCACTGATCCGGTTTTATGTCCTTCATTGTGTCGTATTGCCTCTTGTTGTAACAGTGTTTCTGGCTGTTCATTTCTGGAGAATCCGGAAGGACGGTTTTTCAGGACCCTTGTAA
- a CDS encoding YajQ family cyclic di-GMP-binding protein, producing the protein MASEMSFDIVSKVDMQEAKNAVEQTNKEILTRFDLKDTKSEVKWDKSDLVLEAKDAHKLKSVNEILDSKCLRRGISLKNLDKEKVEEALGGTARQRIRFKQGLSSEIAKEVVKEIKSSKLKVQPQVQGEMVRVSGKSRDDLQEVIQILKNKDFGIDLQFTNYR; encoded by the coding sequence ATGGCGTCAGAAATGTCTTTCGATATTGTGTCCAAAGTGGATATGCAGGAAGCCAAAAATGCCGTTGAGCAAACCAATAAAGAGATCTTGACCCGTTTTGACTTGAAGGATACAAAGTCCGAGGTCAAATGGGACAAGTCTGATTTGGTTCTTGAGGCCAAGGATGCTCACAAGTTAAAATCGGTCAATGAAATTCTGGACTCAAAATGTTTGAGGAGAGGGATTTCTCTTAAAAACCTTGATAAGGAAAAAGTTGAAGAAGCCTTGGGGGGAACAGCTCGCCAGAGAATTCGTTTTAAACAAGGTTTGTCATCAGAAATAGCCAAAGAGGTTGTAAAAGAGATAAAGTCAAGTAAATTGAAGGTACAGCCTCAAGTACAAGGGGAAATGGTCCGTGTTTCTGGAAAATCTAGAGATGATCTGCAGGAAGTAATCCAGATTCTGAAAAACAAGGATTTCGGAATTGATCTACAATTTACAAACTATCGGTAG
- a CDS encoding c-type cytochrome, with product MKMKIYAMFLFSTIFVGVMIAVEMYKDSHPEWMSYQSHFYKILAKKTNKPEIANTPLQVVQTWNTILNKADRCQTCHMGINIPIFKDMPEPFTAHPDMSGFMSKHPFEKFGCTVCHDGNGMATTVKEAHGFNVTLNYQPKVGPFSEASCTKCHTDLYSEGVNPPMTPYLNLAKRTIKEKGCGSCHMMAQFNLHGVLAPDLSGFGSRTELGFYNVHMFEYVNGIRSEREWEWEHFKNPRRVSPGVPAFKVPPTIMPNFHLTDEQTTALTVWVLGLVDPSVITVPQKYLPVERSQGRPVPIPITKGNIGVFPDSAFKKVSFKN from the coding sequence ATGAAGATGAAAATATACGCCATGTTCCTTTTCTCCACGATTTTTGTCGGAGTAATGATTGCGGTAGAGATGTACAAGGACTCTCATCCTGAATGGATGTCATATCAAAGTCACTTCTATAAAATCCTTGCAAAAAAAACCAACAAGCCGGAGATTGCCAATACTCCTCTGCAAGTCGTTCAGACATGGAACACCATTCTGAATAAGGCGGACAGATGCCAAACATGTCATATGGGTATCAATATCCCCATTTTCAAGGATATGCCAGAACCTTTCACCGCACATCCCGATATGTCAGGATTCATGTCCAAACATCCTTTTGAAAAATTTGGATGCACCGTTTGTCACGACGGAAACGGAATGGCAACGACCGTAAAGGAAGCTCATGGCTTTAATGTCACCTTGAATTATCAGCCTAAGGTAGGTCCTTTTTCCGAGGCATCCTGCACGAAATGTCACACAGATCTTTATAGTGAAGGCGTGAATCCTCCAATGACGCCCTATCTTAATCTCGCTAAAAGAACTATCAAGGAAAAAGGTTGCGGTTCCTGTCACATGATGGCCCAGTTCAATTTACACGGAGTCCTTGCGCCGGATCTATCAGGATTTGGTTCGAGAACAGAGCTAGGCTTCTATAATGTTCACATGTTTGAGTATGTGAATGGTATTCGCTCGGAGAGGGAATGGGAGTGGGAGCATTTCAAGAACCCCAGACGCGTATCTCCTGGAGTGCCAGCATTCAAGGTTCCTCCAACCATCATGCCCAATTTTCATCTGACGGACGAGCAGACAACCGCTCTTACGGTCTGGGTCCTTGGTTTGGTTGATCCCTCCGTTATCACAGTTCCGCAAAAATATTTGCCGGTTGAAAGAAGTCAGGGAAGGCCCGTTCCCATCCCTATCACCAAGGGAAATATCGGAGTGTTCCCGGATTCAGCCTTTAAAAAAGTTTCGTTTAAAAATTAA
- a CDS encoding FAD-dependent oxidoreductase, with protein MKGKYKLHIPEYNYYSDQVACRKSCPVGTDAGGYVQAIRSGEYEKAYAIARGPNPFASVCGWVCNAPCEASCTRGNIDRPVSIRALKRFVTEKYGVEAVLDPAATLRYSTAPGVPYGRATGEKVAIIGGGPAGLSAAHDLARLGYRVTIFEANSKLGGLFYLVPEYRLPRPLFQAEIEAILSMGVEVRLNTKVGKDISFEEIYKSFKSVVISSGAWGSRPIPFEGKDLQGTYSALPFLQSVYIHHQPVTLGRRVAVVGAGNVAMDVCRTAVRLPGVESVSVIALEDWAEMPADDAEIEDAVDEGVHFLPRKGTRRIVGSSSVEGIEVVGVKSVFDDQGRFSPVYNEEDLIVVPVDSVVLAIGQSIDTAFISGEHDSIIGRNGVIRANMSDMSTGIPGVFAAGDVVTGPRIFIEAIAAGQSAAASVHRYLSQKETPKTIFGVSTAIEHRGAPTPVWPVDFNVDGYYTIPRQNPQLLKPEFRRTNFELAELSFTEEEAREQSSRCLTCHVNPIFVGEKCIMCGGCVDVCPEFALKMIPLSEVDLDIPKSADVLSGFIGVEKARLGETEVLQELSRSTAMIWDGARCIRCGLCAKRCPTGAITMEYLEIKQEVTHT; from the coding sequence ATGAAAGGAAAGTATAAGCTCCATATTCCTGAATACAATTACTATTCCGATCAGGTGGCTTGTCGGAAATCATGTCCGGTTGGTACAGATGCTGGTGGATATGTTCAGGCCATCCGCTCGGGAGAGTATGAAAAAGCTTACGCCATAGCGAGAGGGCCAAATCCGTTTGCGTCTGTTTGTGGGTGGGTTTGTAACGCTCCATGTGAGGCATCCTGTACCCGCGGAAATATTGATCGCCCCGTTTCGATTCGGGCACTCAAGAGATTTGTAACGGAAAAGTATGGTGTCGAAGCGGTTCTCGATCCGGCAGCGACTCTTCGTTATTCCACTGCTCCTGGTGTCCCGTACGGTAGGGCAACTGGAGAGAAAGTTGCTATTATCGGCGGTGGACCTGCTGGTTTAAGCGCTGCCCATGATCTCGCCCGTCTTGGATACAGGGTGACTATATTTGAAGCAAATTCCAAATTGGGTGGCCTCTTTTACCTGGTTCCTGAATACCGCTTGCCTAGACCCTTGTTTCAGGCTGAAATCGAAGCCATCTTGAGTATGGGAGTCGAAGTCAGGCTCAATACAAAAGTTGGAAAAGATATCTCCTTTGAAGAGATCTATAAATCTTTTAAATCGGTTGTGATTTCCTCCGGTGCTTGGGGATCCCGCCCTATTCCCTTTGAGGGAAAGGATCTTCAGGGAACCTATTCTGCTCTCCCATTCCTTCAATCTGTTTATATCCACCATCAGCCAGTGACTTTGGGGCGGCGTGTTGCCGTTGTTGGAGCAGGTAACGTGGCTATGGACGTTTGCAGAACCGCTGTCCGACTGCCAGGTGTTGAATCTGTCAGTGTTATCGCTCTGGAAGATTGGGCTGAAATGCCGGCGGATGATGCTGAAATCGAAGACGCTGTTGATGAAGGAGTGCATTTTCTGCCTCGCAAGGGAACCAGACGTATTGTTGGTTCCTCCTCTGTTGAGGGGATTGAGGTTGTTGGTGTCAAGTCCGTTTTTGACGATCAGGGACGCTTCAGTCCGGTCTATAACGAAGAGGATCTCATTGTTGTCCCGGTTGATTCAGTTGTCCTCGCTATCGGGCAGTCGATTGATACGGCGTTCATTTCAGGCGAGCATGATTCCATTATCGGTCGTAACGGAGTCATCCGTGCGAATATGAGCGACATGAGTACGGGCATTCCCGGCGTCTTTGCCGCCGGAGATGTGGTGACAGGGCCACGGATTTTCATTGAAGCCATTGCTGCCGGTCAGTCGGCTGCTGCATCCGTTCATCGCTATCTCAGTCAAAAGGAAACTCCAAAGACCATATTTGGCGTATCCACAGCGATTGAGCATAGAGGTGCACCGACCCCTGTGTGGCCGGTTGATTTTAATGTGGACGGTTACTATACGATTCCAAGACAAAACCCACAATTGTTGAAGCCGGAGTTTCGCCGTACCAATTTTGAGCTTGCTGAGCTCTCCTTCACTGAGGAGGAGGCGCGTGAGCAATCGTCTAGATGTTTGACTTGTCATGTAAACCCCATTTTTGTTGGGGAAAAGTGCATCATGTGCGGTGGATGCGTTGATGTGTGTCCTGAATTTGCCCTGAAAATGATTCCATTGTCAGAAGTGGATCTGGATATCCCGAAATCTGCAGATGTGTTGAGTGGATTTATCGGGGTCGAAAAGGCGCGTCTCGGGGAGACTGAAGTCCTTCAAGAACTTAGCCGTTCCACGGCAATGATCTGGGATGGCGCCCGATGTATCAGATGTGGTCTATGTGCCAAGAGGTGTCCAACTGGTGCTATCACAATGGAATACCTGGAAATCAAACAGGAGGTAACCCATACATGA
- a CDS encoding ABC transporter ATP-binding protein, with translation MIHVDKLRKDYLQKRKTITAVDSISFEVQKGEFFSLLGPNGAGKTTTISILSTILSPTSGHVFINGIDVQKDPHGVRQHIGVIFQDPSLDDRLSAQENMDFHGRLYGMKPSDRLQRSEILLKMVDLWDRRNSLIRTFSGGMKRRLEIARGLMHRPLLLILDEPTIGLDPKSRRDIWQYIHQARKEWAMTILLTTHYLEEADGADRVAIMNKGKIVAMDTPGILKSSLGPGLVTLEVLPENIDRVKTELDQLYGISRFTFETDSILKFQMPSTISSPSILLQSLPPVIAGFTIGTPTLDDVFISLTGDGDKINEE, from the coding sequence ATGATTCATGTTGACAAGCTTAGGAAAGACTATCTCCAAAAACGAAAAACCATAACCGCAGTCGATTCGATTTCTTTTGAGGTCCAAAAAGGTGAGTTTTTTTCATTGCTTGGTCCTAATGGAGCAGGGAAAACGACTACGATCTCCATTCTTTCTACTATTTTGTCTCCTACTAGCGGGCATGTCTTCATTAATGGGATAGATGTTCAAAAAGACCCCCATGGAGTTAGACAGCATATTGGTGTCATTTTCCAGGACCCTAGTCTGGATGATCGATTAAGCGCACAAGAGAATATGGATTTTCATGGTCGTTTGTATGGTATGAAACCGAGCGATCGGCTGCAGAGATCAGAAATCTTACTGAAAATGGTCGACCTATGGGATCGAAGGAACTCTTTGATTCGCACATTTTCAGGCGGTATGAAACGCCGTCTCGAAATCGCCCGAGGCTTGATGCACCGCCCCCTTCTATTAATTCTGGATGAACCAACCATTGGTCTGGATCCTAAAAGTCGAAGGGATATTTGGCAATATATTCATCAGGCCAGAAAAGAATGGGCCATGACAATTCTTCTTACGACCCATTACCTAGAGGAGGCCGATGGAGCCGATCGTGTGGCGATCATGAATAAAGGGAAAATCGTCGCAATGGATACACCCGGAATTTTAAAGTCCTCCCTGGGTCCTGGCCTTGTTACCCTGGAGGTATTACCTGAAAACATAGACCGGGTGAAAACAGAATTGGACCAACTCTATGGGATTTCCAGATTTACCTTTGAAACGGATTCCATACTAAAGTTTCAAATGCCTTCAACGATTTCATCCCCTTCGATTCTTCTCCAGAGCCTTCCTCCGGTGATTGCGGGATTTACGATTGGCACGCCTACCCTGGATGATGTTTTTATCTCTCTCACTGGTGATGGTGATAAGATAAACGAAGAGTGA
- a CDS encoding NAD(+)/NADH kinase, whose product MMTNTPIVRVGILCKPHRSEAIRSILMDLLPWMRSKGVTPLLDHEGATLLRDEPSYSRETIRDESEVVLVLGGDGTLLSAARLLAGTQIPILGVNLGNLGFLTEVQSTEVLDVLSRTLQGDYSIEDRIMLQVRIFRNRIEQSQTHVLNDIVINNGSIARLIESDIYMNAQFVTSLKGDGVIFSSPTGSTAYSLSAGGPILYPGMDGIIITPICPHTLTHRPIVIPGAATLEILIKKGDSSVTATLDGQVGHSLKVGDMIEITRSPHITRLIVNSERNYFEVLRDKLKWGDT is encoded by the coding sequence ATGATGACAAATACTCCCATCGTGCGAGTGGGTATCCTTTGCAAGCCACATCGATCCGAAGCAATCAGATCTATTTTGATGGATCTATTACCATGGATGCGATCCAAAGGTGTTACACCATTACTGGACCATGAAGGAGCAACCCTTCTTCGTGATGAGCCTTCATACTCAAGAGAAACCATTCGGGACGAAAGTGAAGTCGTTCTTGTTTTAGGGGGAGATGGCACGCTTCTCTCTGCGGCAAGACTACTTGCAGGGACCCAGATTCCCATTCTTGGCGTCAATCTCGGGAATCTGGGTTTTTTAACGGAAGTTCAATCCACTGAAGTTTTAGACGTCTTATCCCGAACACTTCAGGGAGATTATTCCATTGAAGATCGAATCATGCTCCAGGTGCGCATTTTTCGAAATCGGATCGAACAATCACAAACCCATGTATTAAATGATATCGTAATCAACAACGGATCCATTGCACGGTTGATCGAGTCAGACATATATATGAATGCACAATTTGTCACATCGCTCAAAGGTGATGGTGTTATTTTCTCTTCACCAACAGGCTCAACCGCCTATTCCTTATCTGCAGGTGGCCCCATACTTTATCCAGGAATGGATGGAATCATCATAACCCCCATTTGTCCGCATACGCTGACCCATAGGCCGATCGTGATTCCTGGTGCGGCAACTCTTGAGATTCTTATCAAAAAAGGAGACTCATCCGTAACCGCAACTCTTGACGGCCAAGTTGGACATTCCCTCAAAGTGGGAGACATGATTGAAATTACTCGCTCACCTCATATTACGAGATTGATCGTCAACTCAGAGAGAAACTATTTTGAGGTCCTGAGAGATAAGCTCAAGTGGGGGGATACCTAG
- a CDS encoding cytochrome b family protein, which produces MENKAVREIFPRDAKKSYGLVELMKGASPIVRKEPEDTVYTWPNLIMIELICALLVTAALILLVQFEHAPLRSLADPSTTPNPMRAPWYFLGLQEILVYFDPWYAGVVLPGMIIVGLMIFPYVDTNPKGVGYYTYSERKFAVFNYSFGFALWWITIVIGTYLRGLDWQWYWPWSDKLAHMNPALVTLVPLHIVFVNLLHVSKDVAKGFCDIIFLGYFALGMLIPYMFMRKFYDSMGAGRYITFMIFFLSMMGVALKIVLRLLFNIKYIVVTPWINV; this is translated from the coding sequence ATGGAAAATAAGGCAGTAAGAGAAATATTTCCAAGGGATGCAAAGAAATCCTATGGTCTAGTTGAGCTGATGAAGGGAGCTTCTCCGATTGTCCGCAAGGAACCGGAAGACACTGTCTACACTTGGCCAAATCTCATCATGATTGAACTTATTTGTGCATTATTGGTAACAGCAGCATTGATTCTTTTGGTCCAGTTTGAGCATGCCCCATTGAGGTCTCTGGCGGATCCGTCCACGACCCCAAACCCAATGAGAGCCCCGTGGTACTTTTTGGGTTTGCAGGAAATTCTCGTCTATTTTGACCCCTGGTATGCAGGAGTTGTCCTGCCTGGAATGATTATTGTCGGATTGATGATTTTCCCGTACGTCGACACGAATCCAAAAGGTGTTGGCTATTACACATACTCCGAAAGAAAGTTTGCTGTTTTTAATTATTCCTTTGGTTTTGCACTCTGGTGGATCACAATTGTCATCGGTACTTACCTCCGTGGGTTGGACTGGCAATGGTATTGGCCCTGGAGCGATAAACTTGCCCACATGAACCCGGCCTTGGTGACTCTGGTTCCGTTACACATCGTCTTCGTCAATCTTCTCCATGTCTCAAAGGATGTGGCAAAGGGTTTTTGTGATATTATCTTTCTCGGATACTTTGCTTTGGGAATGCTGATTCCTTATATGTTTATGCGCAAATTTTATGATTCCATGGGGGCGGGGAGATATATCACTTTCATGATCTTCTTTTTGTCCATGATGGGTGTTGCGTTGAAAATTGTTTTGAGACTTCTTTTCAATATCAAGTATATCGTTGTAACCCCATGGATTAATGTTTGA
- a CDS encoding M14 family metallopeptidase: MMEECFNPKELIQEIQGQHLEKAGFNSTLLGEIQTDIGPCPFIRLKRKTGTGIPKVLLSAGIHGDEPAGPHAVLDLLKKISERKILLPQINLDIFPLINPSGFLRRTRTNQDGFDLNRCFATGHPPKEIRIMMNYLKNREYDLSVEFHEDIDTKGFYLYEHQPANVSETDSDKWGQEITALLRKKGFPINDNPIIEGMPAINGVISPKRKRRSFFRRHGWPQAFYMHKHGTSRTLTLETPPCISIAERVEIHIETFLFALSKMERSFTKNT, translated from the coding sequence ATGATGGAAGAGTGTTTTAATCCAAAAGAACTTATCCAGGAAATTCAGGGCCAACATCTTGAAAAGGCAGGATTCAATTCAACACTCTTGGGAGAAATCCAGACAGACATTGGCCCTTGCCCTTTCATTCGCCTGAAACGAAAAACCGGAACGGGGATCCCCAAGGTTCTTTTGTCAGCAGGGATTCACGGAGATGAGCCAGCAGGACCACATGCAGTTCTTGACCTTTTGAAAAAGATTTCCGAAAGAAAAATTCTCTTGCCGCAGATCAATCTCGATATTTTTCCGCTCATTAACCCTTCGGGATTTTTAAGAAGAACAAGAACGAACCAGGATGGGTTCGACCTTAACAGGTGTTTTGCTACCGGTCACCCCCCAAAAGAAATACGGATCATGATGAATTATTTAAAAAATCGAGAATATGATCTGTCTGTCGAGTTTCACGAGGACATTGACACAAAAGGGTTTTACCTTTATGAACATCAACCAGCCAACGTTTCGGAAACCGATTCAGACAAATGGGGACAAGAGATCACAGCCCTTCTTAGAAAAAAGGGCTTTCCGATCAATGACAATCCTATTATTGAAGGAATGCCAGCCATCAATGGCGTCATCTCTCCAAAGAGAAAAAGACGCTCTTTCTTTAGAAGACATGGGTGGCCTCAAGCCTTTTACATGCACAAACATGGCACCAGCCGGACACTCACACTCGAAACACCACCATGCATTTCTATTGCGGAACGGGTCGAAATACACATAGAAACGTTTCTCTTTGCACTCTCCAAGATGGAAAGGTCCTTTACCAAAAACACTTAA
- a CDS encoding QcrA and Rieske domain-containing protein, with protein sequence MSIVADQPQNNDSGVLGPTEQGRRKFMLAAGWGVVGATLAGSTFAAYKYLFPPILYEPPTVFKIGHVTEYGLGVDERWKLKGRFWVVRNMRGIYNMISICRHLGCTPNWFPDQKRFRCPCHGSIYDVHGNVRGGPAPRTLWRGQITKDPVDGALVVNTVIRLDPNPAQTPQGLWVKEKVKEVNPFWIEHTPPSGGSCSSNRLLC encoded by the coding sequence ATGAGTATTGTCGCAGACCAACCACAGAATAATGATTCTGGAGTGCTAGGCCCAACAGAGCAGGGACGCAGGAAATTTATGCTTGCCGCTGGTTGGGGTGTTGTCGGTGCAACTTTGGCCGGTTCGACTTTTGCAGCCTATAAATACCTTTTCCCCCCGATCCTTTATGAGCCACCTACAGTTTTTAAGATTGGGCATGTTACGGAGTACGGTTTAGGTGTTGATGAGAGATGGAAACTTAAGGGTCGCTTCTGGGTTGTGAGAAATATGAGGGGGATCTATAACATGATCTCCATCTGCCGCCATTTGGGTTGTACTCCAAACTGGTTCCCAGACCAGAAGAGATTCCGTTGCCCATGTCACGGCTCCATTTATGACGTACATGGCAATGTTCGAGGCGGACCAGCTCCAAGGACTCTCTGGAGAGGGCAAATCACTAAAGATCCTGTTGATGGTGCACTTGTTGTCAATACTGTTATTCGGCTTGACCCAAATCCTGCTCAAACTCCTCAAGGGCTTTGGGTAAAAGAAAAGGTAAAAGAAGTCAATCCGTTCTGGATCGAACATACTCCTCCATCCGGTGGGTCGTGTTCTTCAAACAGGTTGCTTTGCTAG
- a CDS encoding ABC transporter permease: MNNPPQSPIAFELPAEIKKEITPASPFLRDLRGIYTLWLRDVIRLWRDRIRLVGSFIQPILFLFVLGGGLKGRVLSQGSTENYQVFIFPGIILMSILFTASFAGMAVVWDREMGFLKEVLVAPLSRTAVVIGKILGGASNSLIQGVFLLALAPFLHIYPSFAHLLLMLGVMVIVSLSQTAMGIALSARMSSSQGFMVLMNFIVLPIYFLSGAMFPLNKLPMWLSVLSQLDPLTYGVDLMRGILLGTFYYSIDRDILIIILFGLLMLYISVRQFQRD, from the coding sequence ATGAATAATCCGCCTCAATCCCCAATTGCATTTGAACTACCAGCCGAAATCAAAAAAGAGATTACTCCGGCAAGTCCTTTTTTAAGAGACTTAAGGGGTATCTATACCCTTTGGCTAAGAGACGTCATTCGGTTGTGGAGAGACAGGATTCGGCTGGTAGGTTCTTTTATCCAGCCGATACTTTTTCTCTTTGTTCTGGGAGGGGGGCTCAAAGGGCGTGTTTTGTCTCAAGGGTCTACCGAAAACTATCAGGTCTTTATCTTTCCCGGAATTATTTTGATGAGCATATTGTTCACAGCCTCTTTTGCTGGCATGGCCGTTGTATGGGATCGGGAGATGGGGTTTTTAAAAGAAGTGCTTGTGGCTCCTCTTTCCCGGACCGCTGTCGTTATAGGAAAAATATTGGGTGGAGCCTCTAATAGTTTGATTCAAGGGGTGTTTTTATTGGCTCTGGCTCCTTTTCTGCACATATATCCTTCATTTGCCCATCTGCTGCTGATGTTGGGGGTAATGGTTATTGTATCTTTGTCCCAAACGGCGATGGGTATTGCTCTATCAGCCCGGATGAGCTCAAGTCAGGGATTTATGGTGCTTATGAATTTCATTGTGCTTCCGATCTATTTTCTCTCCGGGGCGATGTTTCCGCTTAATAAATTGCCCATGTGGCTATCTGTCTTGTCACAGTTGGATCCGCTGACTTACGGGGTCGACTTGATGAGGGGCATTCTTCTGGGAACATTTTATTATTCCATCGATCGGGATATATTGATTATTATCTTATTTGGTCTATTGATGCTATACATCTCTGTCAGGCAGTTTCAGAGAGATTAA
- the sppA gene encoding signal peptide peptidase SppA — protein MRSMLKKAEHDPSVRGVIFLIDSPGGSVTASDRIYHMIRSFRQRHPIPVFALVEDIGASGAYYIAMGADEVWVHPTSIVGSIGVVVFNVGVTGLMKKIGVTDRSITSGDEKEMGSPFRHMSTKDQQIFQDLVSDLYSQFLGVVSKNRQIAPDQLKSIADGRVYTAKQAIKLHLVDRIGYREDLVAHLERVMHVSKFELVRYREPFLSGTGLFGESSPVGSPVADPSLLIPAIKKLGPTPLYFWSPSLGGSMK, from the coding sequence ATGCGGTCAATGTTAAAAAAGGCAGAACATGATCCTAGCGTCAGAGGAGTCATTTTCTTGATCGATAGCCCTGGTGGATCTGTAACCGCTTCTGATCGAATTTATCATATGATTCGTTCATTCCGTCAAAGACATCCCATACCCGTTTTTGCGCTCGTCGAGGATATAGGTGCCTCAGGGGCTTACTATATTGCCATGGGGGCTGATGAAGTATGGGTTCATCCCACTAGTATTGTTGGCAGTATCGGCGTGGTTGTCTTCAATGTGGGTGTGACCGGTTTGATGAAGAAAATTGGCGTGACCGATCGATCCATTACTTCCGGGGACGAAAAAGAGATGGGGTCCCCCTTCCGTCATATGTCAACAAAAGATCAACAGATTTTTCAAGACCTCGTATCAGATCTCTATAGCCAATTTTTGGGAGTTGTCTCAAAAAACAGGCAAATTGCGCCAGATCAGCTCAAGTCCATAGCGGATGGAAGGGTCTATACCGCAAAACAGGCAATCAAGCTTCACCTTGTTGACAGGATCGGGTACAGGGAAGATCTTGTGGCTCATCTTGAGCGTGTCATGCATGTCAGTAAGTTTGAACTCGTTCGTTATCGGGAACCGTTCCTGTCCGGTACGGGTTTATTTGGAGAGTCAAGCCCTGTTGGTTCACCTGTGGCAGACCCGTCTCTTTTAATTCCTGCCATTAAAAAGCTTGGTCCGACTCCTCTCTATTTCTGGTCCCCATCTCTTGGTGGTAGCATGAAATAA